In the Nocardia asteroides genome, AGCGATGACGGGCCGGGCGGGAATCACCAGCGGTAGTGCGCGAAGGCCCGGTTGGACTCGGCCATCTTGTGCGTGTCCTCGCGGCGCTTGACCGAGGCGCCGAGGCCGTTGCTGGCGTCGAGCAACTCGTTGGCCAGCCGCTCCACCATGGTCTTCTCGCGGCGTGCCCGCGAGTAGTTGACCAGCCAGCGCAGCGCCAGGGTGTTGGAGCGGCCCGGGCGGACCTCGATCGGCACCTGGTAGGTGGCGCCACCGACGCGGCGCGGCTTGACCTCGAGGGCGGGCTTGACGTTGTCCAGCGCGCGCTTGAGGGTGACGACCGGATCGGTGCCGGTCTTCTCCCGCGCCTGCTCCAGCGCGCCGTAGACGATGCGCTCGGCGGTGGACTTCTTACCGTCCATCAGGATCTTGTTGACCAGCTGGGTGACCAGCGGCGACCCGTAGACCGGGTCATTGATCAACGGACGCTTGGGAGCGGGACCCTTGCGCGGCATATCAGCTCTTCTCCTTCTTGGCGCCGTAGCGGCTGCGGGCCTGCTTGCGGTTCTTCACGCCCTGGGTGTCGAGCGAGCCGCGGATGATCTTGTAGCGCACACCGGGGAGGTCCTTCACACGACCGCCGCGGACGAGCACCATCGAGTGCTCCTGCAGGTTGTGGCCTTCGCCGGGGATGTACGCCGTGACCTCGATCGCGCTGGTCAGGCGAACACGCGCAACCTTGCGGAGCGCGGAGTTCGGCTTCTTGGGGGTCGTGGTGTACACCCGGGTGCACACGCCACGGCGCTGCGGGCTGCCCTTGAGCGCCGCGGTCTTGGTCTTGGCGACCTTGTCACGGCGACCCTTGCGGACCAGCTGGTTGATGGTTGGCATAGACCGGCTTTCCTCAGTTGTTATCGCGGTACGGGAACTTCATGGCTCAGCTGCACGTCCGACCCCATTTCTCGCGTCCCGAGGTCGGGCGTGTCGCGCGCGGTACGGAACCCCGGATTCCAGGCACACCTGAGGGGGTCGGCCGCTCTCGCTGGCCTACGTCTGCACACGAACCTGCCCGCTACGTTCCGGGCACAGCCGTCCACGATACCCGTGACCTCGAGAAAGGTCGAAACGGGGTGGTCAGCGGGCGGCTGGGCGGGGATATCACCGCGTGGCTGGGCGGGGATATCACCGCGCCAGGTTCAGCGTCAGCGCCATGAGTTTGCGGACCGACTCGCACGGGTCCGGGTGGCTGGAGCCGGCCCGGTAGTTGAGCCACCACCCGATCACGCCGTTGTCCGGCGCACTCGCCGCCATGCCGCACGAGTCCGGATCGCCGGGCCTGCGGATCTGCAGGACCAGCGCGCTGTCGACGGTGACGTTCTCCGTCTGGTACCCGAGCTTGTTGTTCGTCTGCTTCTCGTTGCCGAGCGAGCCGTTCTCGTACCAGTTCAGAGTAGCCATTCCATCGCCGCCGGGTGCGCCGATCAGATCCCACATGCAGACCGCGCCGAAGAAGGAGTCCTCGGGGGTGACGCCCTCGCCGATCGCCTCGCCGATCTGCTCGTGGCTCAGGATGTCGCACTCGCGGAGCAGCTTGTCCAGCCTGGTGTCGACCGGCTGGCTCTCGCCGACCCCGAGCGGCGTGCCCTGGATCTCCCGGCCGCAGCCGCTCACCGCCGCGGTCACGGCGAGCGCGGCGGCGAGCGCCGCCCCGCCCCTGCGCAGTCCGTTTCGCATGCCGCTCCTCACCGGATCCGCTGGAGCGTCAGCTCGGCCAGCGCCCGGCTGCGGTCGCAGGGGTTGCCGGTGCCGAACGGCCCGAGGTTGGTCGACCACTCGAAGAAGTCGTCGCCGAGCTGGATGGCCAGGTCGCAGATCGAGCCGCCGGGGTCGAGCGCGGCGAAGCCGGGCTTGCCCGCCACCTCGATCTGCTCGGGCGCGCGGCCGTTCACCGTCACCCAGGCCCGCTCGCGCTCGATCGGGCTGCCCCGGTAGGAGGCGAAGGTGATGCTGGCCCCGCCGAAGCCGCCGGCCTGCCAGTTGCAGCCGACCGCGTTCCGGAAAACCCTGGTGGCCTGGCCGATCCCGCCGGCATCGCGGATCTCGTCATCGGTGACGTTGCCGCACTCGCCGACGAAGGGCCCGAGCGCGACGACCTTCGGCGCGGGCCGGGAGGGACCTGGCTGCTCGGAGCCGTCGCCGGAGCCGCAGCCCGAGAGCACGAGCGCCGAGGCTGCCACCGCGACCGCCGCCCACTTGATCCGCATGCCTCGAACTGTACCGAGTGCCGGGCAGCGCACCGGCTCACAGATTCCCCCTCGCCTCCTGCTCCCGCTCGATCGCCTCGAAGAGCGCACGGAAGTTGCCCTTGCCGAAGCCGAGTGAGCCGTGCCGCTCGATCAGTTCGAAGAAGACGGTGGGGCGGTCGCCGAGCGGGCGGGTGAAGATCTGCAGCAGGTAGCCGTCCTCGTCCCGGTCGACCAGGATGCCGCGGCGCTCCAGCTCCGCGACCGGCGCCCGGACGTGCCCGATCCGCGCCCGCAGCTCGGGGTCGCGGTAGTAGGCGGCCGGGGTGTCGAGGAACTCGATGCCCTGCGCGCGCAGGATGTCGACGGCGCCGATGATGTCGGCGGTGGCGAGTGCGACGTGCTGCACCCCGGGCCCGCGGTAGAACTCCAGGAACTCGTCGATCTGCGAGCGCTTGCGGCCGGGCGCGGGCTCGTTCAGCGGGAACTTCACCCGGTGGTTGCCGTTCGCCACCACCTTGCTCATCAGCGCCGAGTACTCGGTGGCGATGTCGTCGCCGATG is a window encoding:
- the rpsG gene encoding 30S ribosomal protein S7; this encodes MPRKGPAPKRPLINDPVYGSPLVTQLVNKILMDGKKSTAERIVYGALEQAREKTGTDPVVTLKRALDNVKPALEVKPRRVGGATYQVPIEVRPGRSNTLALRWLVNYSRARREKTMVERLANELLDASNGLGASVKRREDTHKMAESNRAFAHYRW
- the rpsL gene encoding 30S ribosomal protein S12 yields the protein MPTINQLVRKGRRDKVAKTKTAALKGSPQRRGVCTRVYTTTPKKPNSALRKVARVRLTSAIEVTAYIPGEGHNLQEHSMVLVRGGRVKDLPGVRYKIIRGSLDTQGVKNRKQARSRYGAKKEKS
- a CDS encoding DUF3558 domain-containing protein yields the protein MRNGLRRGGAALAAALAVTAAVSGCGREIQGTPLGVGESQPVDTRLDKLLRECDILSHEQIGEAIGEGVTPEDSFFGAVCMWDLIGAPGGDGMATLNWYENGSLGNEKQTNNKLGYQTENVTVDSALVLQIRRPGDPDSCGMAASAPDNGVIGWWLNYRAGSSHPDPCESVRKLMALTLNLAR
- a CDS encoding DUF3558 domain-containing protein — its product is MRIKWAAVAVAASALVLSGCGSGDGSEQPGPSRPAPKVVALGPFVGECGNVTDDEIRDAGGIGQATRVFRNAVGCNWQAGGFGGASITFASYRGSPIERERAWVTVNGRAPEQIEVAGKPGFAALDPGGSICDLAIQLGDDFFEWSTNLGPFGTGNPCDRSRALAELTLQRIR